The following proteins come from a genomic window of Varunaivibrio sulfuroxidans:
- a CDS encoding peptidoglycan D,D-transpeptidase FtsI family protein produces the protein MTAAIDPDTLTFEDLNAKRVHREGLRAQAMETGRTRLLVTGLVFAMAFIVIGGRLIDLTAFDGKAQRLAHRRALSQDYVVSRADIVDRNGFILATSLPTQSLYADTKEIIDPATAARRLVGVLNDLDVNEVRRKLSSGARFIWIKRNLTPNQVYDVNRLGIPGLAFREEDHRVYPNGPQLAQVLGFTDVDGKGIAGVEKQFDARLRANPKPLVLSFDLRVQGILHEELARAMTQFSAKGAAGVVLDVRTGELVAMVSLPDFDPNVSSGALGDAGFNRVTKGVYEMGSTFKLFNTAMALDTGTVTLRDGYDASKPIHVARFLISDFHAKKRWLSVPEILVYSSNIGSAKMALDVGTKEQQDYLGRLGMLSPASIELPEIGSPLTPSPWRDINTMTIAYGHGIAVTPLQLAGGVMAVVDGGIFRPMTVLKRAPGDVPKGRRIFAKKTSDEMRALMRLVVRYGTGKKAAAPGLLVGGKTGTAEKEKGGRYVNKALISSFIGAFPMNAPRYVVLALLDEPKGTKATFNYATGGWVAAPVVGRVIARMAPIEDIYPETGVEKDTNTPGNPLSIPSTMADARTNGRADPGAHDNALQRVALQGGAHAPY, from the coding sequence ATGACCGCCGCGATCGATCCCGATACCCTGACGTTCGAGGATTTGAACGCCAAGCGCGTTCACCGGGAAGGACTGCGCGCCCAGGCGATGGAAACGGGGCGCACGCGATTGTTGGTGACGGGGCTGGTTTTCGCCATGGCGTTCATCGTCATCGGCGGGCGGCTGATCGACTTGACCGCGTTTGACGGCAAAGCCCAGCGTTTGGCGCACCGCCGGGCGTTGTCCCAGGATTATGTGGTTTCGCGCGCCGACATCGTCGATCGCAACGGATTTATTCTGGCGACCAGTCTGCCGACCCAATCGCTTTATGCCGACACGAAGGAAATTATCGATCCCGCCACCGCTGCGCGGCGATTGGTTGGCGTGTTGAACGATCTCGACGTCAATGAGGTTCGCCGTAAATTGTCATCGGGGGCGCGGTTTATATGGATCAAGCGCAACCTGACGCCCAATCAGGTCTATGATGTCAACCGCCTTGGAATACCCGGACTGGCGTTTCGTGAGGAAGACCACAGGGTCTACCCCAATGGCCCGCAATTGGCGCAGGTCTTGGGCTTCACGGATGTTGACGGTAAGGGGATCGCCGGCGTCGAGAAGCAATTCGATGCGCGCCTGAGGGCGAATCCGAAGCCGCTCGTCCTGTCTTTCGATCTTAGGGTGCAAGGCATTCTGCACGAGGAACTTGCGCGTGCAATGACGCAATTCAGCGCCAAGGGGGCCGCCGGGGTGGTCCTCGATGTGCGTACCGGAGAACTTGTCGCCATGGTCTCGCTGCCCGATTTCGACCCCAACGTAAGCAGTGGGGCGTTGGGGGACGCCGGGTTCAATCGGGTGACCAAGGGCGTTTACGAAATGGGATCGACCTTCAAGCTGTTCAACACGGCGATGGCCTTGGACACCGGCACCGTGACCCTGCGCGACGGTTACGACGCCTCCAAGCCGATCCATGTCGCGCGCTTCTTGATTTCCGATTTTCACGCCAAGAAGCGCTGGCTCTCGGTGCCTGAAATCCTGGTCTATTCGTCCAACATCGGCTCGGCCAAGATGGCGTTGGATGTCGGCACCAAGGAACAGCAGGACTATCTCGGCAGGCTGGGCATGCTTTCCCCGGCGTCGATCGAACTGCCCGAAATCGGATCGCCGCTGACGCCCTCGCCATGGCGCGACATCAACACCATGACCATCGCCTATGGTCATGGCATCGCGGTGACCCCGTTGCAATTGGCCGGCGGCGTGATGGCGGTGGTCGATGGTGGTATTTTCCGTCCCATGACGGTGCTCAAACGCGCCCCCGGCGACGTCCCCAAAGGTCGCCGCATTTTCGCCAAAAAAACCAGCGATGAAATGCGGGCGCTGATGCGTCTTGTGGTGCGCTACGGCACTGGCAAGAAGGCCGCGGCGCCGGGGCTTTTGGTGGGCGGAAAAACCGGCACGGCGGAAAAGGAAAAGGGCGGGCGATATGTCAATAAAGCGCTGATTTCTTCGTTCATCGGGGCGTTTCCGATGAACGCGCCGCGCTACGTCGTGCTCGCCCTTTTGGATGAACCCAAGGGCACCAAGGCGACCTTTAACTACGCCACCGGGGGTTGGGTCGCGGCCCCTGTGGTCGGGCGCGTGATCGCGCGAATGGCTCCGATCGAGGATATTTATCCCGAAACCGGGGTCGAGAAGGACACCAACACCCCGGGCAACCCGTTGTCCATCCCCTCCACTATGGCGGATGCGAGAACGAACGGGCGTGCGGACCCCGGGGCGCACGACAACGCGTTGCAGCGCGTAGCGCTGCAAGGGGGCGCCCATGCGCCTTATTGA
- the ftsL gene encoding cell division protein FtsL, with protein sequence MKGFFRHTTLLFLLLAGGLSLVLFLMKYQVQDLNGALRSYTRSIKADHEAIHVLRAEWALLNEPQRLRALAGKYLNLAPVASAQLTTFADLPRRPGAAGGKTSVAADWPQGAPRDPSKDLPRDPSISGVVLDRVGVRQ encoded by the coding sequence ATGAAAGGATTTTTTCGCCATACCACTTTGTTGTTCCTGTTGTTGGCGGGGGGACTCAGCTTGGTGTTGTTCTTGATGAAATATCAGGTCCAGGACCTCAACGGGGCGCTGCGATCCTATACCCGATCGATTAAGGCCGACCACGAGGCCATTCATGTGTTGCGCGCCGAATGGGCGTTGCTCAACGAGCCGCAGCGTCTGCGCGCCTTGGCGGGAAAGTATCTCAATCTGGCGCCGGTGGCGTCGGCCCAATTGACGACGTTCGCCGACCTGCCCCGGCGCCCCGGCGCCGCGGGAGGGAAAACTTCGGTGGCGGCGGATTGGCCTCAAGGGGCGCCCCGGGACCCATCCAAGGACCTTCCCCGGGATCCCTCGATCTCCGGCGTCGTGCTGGACCGTGTGGGGGTGCGCCAATGA
- a CDS encoding UDP-N-acetylmuramoyl-tripeptide--D-alanyl-D-alanine ligase, whose amino-acid sequence MIDAPSPLWTHDDADRATGGRSTLPWRASGVSIDTRTIKAGDLFVALKGPNFDGHGFVVEAFAKGAAAAMVSQMPQQVGADKAMLVLDDTLKGLEGLARFARARTRAKIIAVTGSVGKTGVKEALRHVLGAQGVTSASVGSLNNHWGLPLSLARMPAGAAYGVLEMGMNHEGELAALSRIARPDVCLVTTVEAVHSAYFSSTREIALAKAEIFEGAAPGAIAVLNRDNPFFDLLAGRAEENAISEVIGFGRHPDADVRLTAFRPDRDGGEVEAIVRGTRIAYRLNVAGEHWALNSLGVLGCVSAAGGDVSRAARDFAGVEAPKGRGARHRIAWRAGVLDIIDESYNASPTSMRAAFKVLAAARPERSGRRIAILGDMLELGDEADRLHGELVDELQRCKVDLVFTCGTHMRALSRALPRGMRAAHLATSDAMLGDLLNALREDDVVMIKGSRGVAMEVVVNALLRQDEFFKTPSDAAREAPVRKENK is encoded by the coding sequence ATGATCGACGCCCCATCCCCCTTGTGGACCCATGACGACGCCGATCGCGCTACCGGCGGGCGTTCGACCCTGCCGTGGCGGGCCTCGGGCGTGTCGATCGATACTCGGACGATCAAGGCGGGGGACCTGTTCGTCGCTCTGAAGGGGCCCAATTTCGATGGTCACGGCTTTGTCGTCGAGGCCTTCGCCAAGGGGGCGGCGGCGGCGATGGTGTCGCAAATGCCGCAACAGGTGGGCGCCGACAAGGCGATGCTCGTCCTCGACGACACCTTGAAGGGACTGGAGGGGCTGGCCCGCTTCGCCCGCGCGCGGACCCGGGCGAAAATTATTGCGGTGACGGGCAGCGTCGGCAAGACCGGCGTCAAGGAGGCCTTGCGCCACGTTCTCGGCGCGCAAGGCGTGACCTCGGCCAGCGTGGGCAGCCTGAACAATCACTGGGGACTTCCCCTCAGCTTGGCGCGAATGCCCGCCGGCGCGGCCTATGGCGTTCTTGAAATGGGGATGAACCACGAGGGCGAACTGGCGGCGCTGTCGCGCATCGCCCGCCCCGACGTCTGCCTGGTGACGACGGTCGAGGCCGTGCACAGCGCTTATTTTTCATCGACCCGAGAAATTGCCTTGGCGAAGGCGGAAATTTTTGAAGGCGCCGCGCCTGGGGCGATCGCGGTGCTCAATCGCGACAATCCGTTTTTCGACCTGCTGGCCGGTCGCGCCGAAGAGAACGCCATTTCCGAGGTGATCGGCTTCGGTCGCCACCCCGACGCCGACGTGCGCCTGACGGCCTTCCGTCCGGATCGTGACGGCGGCGAGGTCGAGGCCATCGTGCGGGGAACAAGGATCGCCTATCGCCTGAACGTTGCCGGAGAGCACTGGGCGCTCAATTCCCTGGGCGTTCTGGGATGCGTGTCGGCGGCGGGTGGCGATGTCTCGCGGGCGGCCCGCGATTTTGCGGGGGTCGAGGCGCCAAAGGGGCGCGGCGCGCGCCATCGCATCGCCTGGCGGGCGGGTGTTCTCGACATCATAGATGAAAGCTACAACGCCAGTCCGACGTCGATGCGCGCCGCGTTCAAGGTCCTGGCGGCGGCCCGCCCCGAGCGTTCGGGACGGCGGATCGCGATTTTGGGCGACATGCTCGAACTGGGTGACGAAGCGGATCGTCTGCACGGTGAATTGGTGGACGAACTGCAGCGCTGCAAGGTCGATTTGGTTTTTACCTGCGGGACGCACATGCGGGCCTTGTCTCGGGCGTTGCCCCGTGGTATGCGCGCCGCCCATCTGGCGACGTCCGACGCGATGCTGGGCGACCTGCTTAACGCTTTGCGTGAGGACGACGTGGTGATGATCAAGGGGTCTCGTGGCGTGGCCATGGAGGTTGTCGTCAACGCCTTGTTGCGCCAGGACGAATTTTTTAAAACGCCGAGCGACGCAGCGCGCGAAGCGCCTGTGCGGAAGGAAAATAAATAA
- a CDS encoding UDP-N-acetylmuramoyl-L-alanyl-D-glutamate--2,6-diaminopimelate ligase: MRLIDMFNGEKIELACGAENWTQEITGLSADSRNVAPGYLFAALPGSHGDGRAFIADAIAGGARVILAPPGTDVETVRNDVCILHDDNPRRRFALLAARFYAPAPQTVVAVTGTNAKTSVVTMVRQLWTRLGIDAASLGTLGLVSPRLNAPGMLTTPDPVALYGALKSLAEDGVDHLAMEASSHGLAQYRLDGVRVRAGAFTNITRDHLDYHRTMAAYFDAKMRLFTDVVAADGAAVVNADMKEAGQVADICRSRGLQVFSYGREGRDFRLIACRAEDDGLHATFEALGCRRDVALPLVGTFQALNALCACALVVACGARLEDALDALPAIEAVPGRMQRAGTTPGGARVYVDYAHTPDSLETALKALRPHTRGRLDVVFGCGGDRDKGKRGPMGEIACALADRVVVTDDNPRFEDAAQIRQSVIAACPRADDIADRALAIETAIGRLEDGDVLLLAGKGHETVQIVGDRKIPFDDAAMARAAIEKFRAANILPRAGAAGGQR, translated from the coding sequence ATGCGCCTTATTGATATGTTTAACGGAGAGAAAATCGAGTTGGCGTGTGGCGCGGAAAATTGGACCCAGGAGATCACGGGGCTGAGCGCGGATTCCCGCAACGTCGCTCCGGGCTATCTTTTCGCGGCGCTGCCGGGCAGCCACGGCGACGGGCGCGCCTTCATCGCGGACGCCATCGCCGGCGGCGCGCGGGTGATTCTGGCCCCACCGGGCACGGACGTGGAGACGGTGCGAAACGACGTCTGTATTTTGCATGACGACAACCCCCGTCGTCGTTTCGCCTTACTGGCTGCGCGCTTTTACGCTCCCGCGCCGCAAACGGTGGTGGCGGTCACCGGCACCAACGCCAAGACGTCCGTCGTCACCATGGTGCGCCAGCTTTGGACCCGCCTGGGCATTGACGCGGCCAGCTTGGGCACGCTGGGGTTGGTTTCTCCGCGCCTGAACGCCCCCGGGATGTTGACCACGCCCGATCCGGTCGCCTTATACGGCGCGCTAAAGTCCCTCGCCGAGGACGGCGTAGATCACCTGGCGATGGAAGCATCGAGCCACGGCTTGGCGCAGTATCGCCTCGACGGGGTGCGGGTGCGCGCCGGGGCGTTCACCAACATCACGCGGGATCATCTTGATTACCACCGCACCATGGCGGCCTATTTCGACGCGAAAATGCGCCTTTTTACCGATGTCGTCGCCGCCGATGGGGCCGCCGTCGTCAACGCCGACATGAAAGAGGCGGGGCAAGTCGCGGACATCTGTCGGTCCAGAGGGTTGCAGGTTTTCAGCTATGGTCGGGAGGGTCGCGATTTCCGCTTGATCGCCTGCCGGGCCGAGGACGATGGCCTTCATGCGACGTTTGAGGCGTTGGGTTGCCGCCGCGATGTGGCGCTTCCCCTCGTGGGAACTTTCCAGGCCTTGAACGCGCTGTGCGCTTGCGCACTGGTGGTGGCGTGCGGGGCGCGGCTCGAAGATGCGTTGGACGCGCTGCCCGCGATCGAAGCGGTGCCCGGGCGGATGCAACGGGCGGGAACGACGCCCGGCGGCGCGCGGGTTTATGTCGATTACGCCCACACCCCAGATTCCCTAGAGACAGCCCTTAAGGCCCTGCGTCCCCATACCCGGGGCCGTCTCGACGTGGTTTTCGGGTGCGGCGGCGATCGTGACAAGGGCAAGCGCGGGCCGATGGGCGAAATCGCCTGCGCCCTGGCCGACCGCGTGGTCGTCACCGATGACAACCCCCGTTTCGAGGATGCCGCCCAAATTCGCCAATCCGTTATCGCGGCCTGCCCGCGCGCCGATGATATCGCCGATCGCGCCTTGGCGATCGAAACCGCGATTGGACGCCTTGAAGACGGCGATGTCCTGCTGCTGGCCGGCAAGGGGCACGAAACGGTTCAAATCGTCGGCGACCGCAAAATTCCGTTCGACGACGCCGCCATGGCCCGCGCCGCGATAGAAAAATTCCGCGCCGCGAATATCCTGCCCCGCGCCGGGGCGGCAGGGGGGCAACGATGA
- the rsmH gene encoding 16S rRNA (cytosine(1402)-N(4))-methyltransferase RsmH yields the protein MSQPPHIPVLLAEVLACIQPRDGGVYLDATFGDGGYSRAILDAAACTVWAIDRDPHARARADQLAGIYPGRFTLVHGCFGDMAALMDGVGVAQIDGVAMDFGVSSMQLDSPERGFSFRADGPLDMRMGGASGDVAHGDDAHNKAPSAADVVNTAGEKELADIIWRYGEERQSRRIARAIVNDRTETPFERTTQLAGLVRRVVGRTRDGIDPATRTFQALRIYVNDELGEIDRGLLGAEVLLRPGGRLAVVAFHSLEDRRVKTFLRGRSSTAGQASRHAPQTPAARKPTFRLLKKGAIKPGDAECARNPRARSARLRTAERTTVSPCAQDGRSV from the coding sequence GTGTCCCAGCCCCCTCACATCCCGGTCTTGTTGGCGGAAGTTCTCGCGTGCATCCAGCCTCGCGACGGTGGGGTTTATCTTGATGCGACGTTTGGCGACGGTGGTTACAGCCGGGCCATTTTGGACGCCGCCGCGTGCACGGTGTGGGCGATCGATCGCGACCCCCATGCGCGCGCGCGCGCGGATCAATTGGCCGGTATTTACCCGGGGCGCTTCACCTTGGTGCACGGCTGCTTCGGCGATATGGCGGCCTTGATGGATGGGGTCGGCGTCGCTCAAATCGATGGCGTGGCGATGGATTTTGGCGTTTCTTCGATGCAACTCGACAGCCCCGAGCGCGGTTTTTCGTTTCGCGCCGACGGTCCTTTGGACATGCGTATGGGGGGGGCTTCCGGGGATGTCGCGCACGGGGATGACGCGCACAACAAGGCCCCTAGTGCGGCGGATGTCGTCAACACGGCGGGCGAGAAGGAACTGGCCGATATTATCTGGCGTTATGGCGAAGAGCGCCAATCGCGCCGGATCGCGCGGGCGATCGTCAACGACCGCACGGAAACGCCCTTCGAGCGCACCACCCAGTTGGCCGGTTTGGTGCGCCGGGTCGTGGGGCGTACGCGCGATGGCATCGATCCGGCGACCCGCACGTTTCAGGCCTTGCGCATTTATGTCAACGATGAGCTGGGCGAGATCGATCGCGGCCTGTTGGGGGCCGAAGTCCTGCTGCGTCCGGGGGGGCGGTTGGCTGTCGTCGCTTTCCATTCCTTGGAGGACCGCAGGGTCAAAACGTTCCTCCGCGGACGCAGTTCGACGGCGGGGCAGGCTTCGCGCCACGCGCCCCAGACGCCTGCGGCGCGCAAGCCGACTTTTCGGTTGTTGAAAAAAGGCGCGATCAAACCCGGCGATGCGGAGTGTGCACGCAATCCCCGGGCGCGTTCGGCGCGCCTTCGCACCGCCGAACGCACGACGGTTTCGCCATGTGCGCAAGACGGGAGATCGGTGTGA